A region from the Lates calcarifer isolate ASB-BC8 linkage group LG2, TLL_Latcal_v3, whole genome shotgun sequence genome encodes:
- the pacsin3 gene encoding protein kinase C and casein kinase substrate in neurons protein 3, producing the protein MSSNGDLSDLGSSDSFWEPGNYKRTVKRIDDGHRLCNELVSCFQERAKIEKSYALQLSDWAKRWRGVVEKGPQYGTLEKAWHAFMQAADRLSELHLELRERLAGEDSEKVRNWQKDAFHRQMMGGFRETKDADDGFRKAQKPWVRKLKEVESSKKSYHQARKEEWTATTRETHAKADPSKSQEEVRKFTTRVERCNQEAEKAKERYKKALEELNRCNPRYMEDMEQVFDLTQEAERKRLRFFKDVLMDIHTHLDLSAKEGFRDLHRDLGQTIRAANDADDLRWWRNTHGPGMSMNWPQFEEWSPEASRSISRKERGGHSEENVVTLTNIVSSGGDDVPPSPITLDTDRVKDYSSDWSDEESPKKVLAMNGVGEAEDEEEQVEGVRVRALYDYTGQEADELSFKAGEELLKLGEEDEQGWCKGQLNSGQVGLYPANYVQVIGS; encoded by the exons ATGTCTTCCAATGGAGACCTCAGCGACCTGGGGAGCTCTGACAGCTTCTgggag CCGGGGAACTACAAAAGGACAGTGAAGCGGATAGACGATGGCCACCGGCTGTGTAATGAGCTGGTCAGCTGCTTCCAGGAGAGGGCGAAGATAGAGAAGAGCTACGCCCTGCAGCTGAGCGACTGGGCCAAGAGATGGAGGGGTGTCGTGGAGAAAG GGCCTCAGTACGGCACGCTGGAGAAGGCGTGGCACGCATTCATGCAGGCGGCCGATCGGCTCAGCGAGCTGCACCTGGAACTGCGGGAGCGGCTGGCAGGCGAGGACAGTGAGAAGGTGCGCAACTGGCAGAAGGACGCCTTCCACAGACAGATGATGGGAGGCTTCAGGGAGACCAAGGATGCAGACGACGGCTTCCGCAAAGCCCAGAAACCCTGGGTCCGCAAACTGAAAGAG gtgGAGTCCAGTAAGAAGAGCTACCATCAGGCCAGGAAGGAGGAGTGGACAGCGACCACCAGGGAAACGCACGCCAAGGCTGACCCGTCCAAGTCTCAGGAGGAAGTTCGCAAATTCACGACTCGGGTGGAGCGCTGCAACCAGGAGGCCGAGAAG gcgAAGGAACGCTACAAAAAGGCCCTGGAGGAGCTGAACCGCTGTAACCCTCGCTACATggaggacatggagcaggtgttCGACCTCACCCAGGAGGCCGAGCGCAAGAGGCTGCGCTTCTTCAAAGACGTCCTCATGGACATCCACACACACCTCGACCTGTCTGCCAAAGAAGg GTTCAGAGACCTGCACCGGGACCTGGGTCAGACCATCCGAGCAGCCAATGACGCTGACGATCTCAGATGGTGGAGGAACACCCACGGACCGGGCATGAGCATGAACTGGCCGCAGTTTGAG GAGTGGTCTCCAGAGGCAAGCCGCTCGATAAGCAGGAAGGAGCGAGGCGGACACTCCGAGGAAAACGTGGTCACCCTCACCAACATCGTCTCTTCAGGTGGAGACGACGTCCCACCGAGTCCCATCACCCTGGACACCGACAG ggTGAAAGATTATTCATCAGACTGGTCAGACGAGGAAAGTCCTAAGAAGGTGCTGGCGATGAACGGTGTGGGGGAGgcagaggacgaggaggagcaGGTAGAGGGGGTGCGAGTCCGAGCGCTCTATGATTACACGGGCCAGGAGGCTGATGAGCTCAGCTTTAAAGCAG gtgaggagctgctgaagCTGGGTGAGGAGGACGAGCAGGGCTGGTGTAAAGGACAGCTAAACAGTGGCCAAGTCGGTCTCTACCCCGCCAACTATGTTCAGGTCATCGGGTCCTGA
- the LOC108887761 gene encoding Golgi apparatus protein 1 isoform X2: MAAYGRPQLLLLLPCVCLCGFGSVLGLKAPSGPAEPPNPPVLRAADPPVKDAPAAAAAAAAAGASQPRRATGWKLSEEEACREDLTRLCPKHTWTNNLAVLECLQDRREETDIAPDCNHLLWNYKLNLTTDPKFESVAMEVCKSTIAEIKECNEEERGRGYLVSCLVDHRGNISEYQCNQYITKMTSIIFSDYRLICGFMDKCKEDINNMRCGSINVGHKDVHSQGEVIACLEKALVREAEQQDHVRPIKEECQKAILRVAELSSDDFHLDRHLYFSCRDDRERFCQNTQAGEGKVYKCLFNHKFEEAMSEKCRDALTTRQKLISQDYKVSYSLAKACKLDLRKQRCSLDTNLPRAREARLSYLLLCLEAAVHRGRPVSGECQGEMLDYRRMLMEDFSLSPEIVLHCRTEIEAHCSGLHRKGRTLHCLMRIGRGDRSTAVDSVCQSALQTLIQSADPGADYRIDRALNEACESVIQTACKHIRTGDPMILSCLMEHLYTEKMVEDCEHRLLELQYFISRDWKLDPILYKKCQGDAARLCHTHGWNETSELMPPGAVFSCLYRHAYRTEEQGRRLSRDCKVEVQRILHQRALDVKLDPELQKRCMTDLGKWCSEKTDTGQELECLQDHLEDLVSACRDVVGNLTELESEDIQIDALLIRACEPVIQAHCHDVADNQIDTGDLMECLVQNKHQKEMNDKCSVGVTHFQLVQMKDFRFSYKFKMSCKEDVLRLCPNIKKKVDVVICLSTTVRNDTLQDAREQRVSLKCRKQLRVEELEMSEDIRLEPELYDPCKSDISRLCPNVNFGNAQMIECLKEQKKQLSQRCHQRIFRLQEVEMTDPELDYQLMRVCKQMIKRFCTEADARNVLQCLKQNKNSELMDPKCKQMITKRQITQNTDYRLNPVLRKACRADIPKFCQSILNKANEDSELEGQVIACLKLKYADQRLSPDCEDQIRVILQESALDYRLDPQLQMHCSDEISRLCVEEAAAQEQTGQVEECLKVNLLKIKQEACKKEVLNMLKESKADIFVDPVLHTACALDLKHHCAAITPGRGRQMSCLMEALQDKRVRLQPECKKRLQDRIDMWSYAAKVAPAEGFSDLAVQVMTSPSKNYILFMIALSVCVLFLVGLLCGRITKRVTRELKDR, translated from the exons gaaaCTGATATCGCTCCTGACTGTAACCAT CTTCTGTGGAACTACAAACTTAATCTGACCACGGACCCAAAGTTTGAGTCTGTGGCCATGGAGGTCTGCAAGAGCACCATTGCTGAG ATAAAGGAGTGTAACGAGGAGGAGCGGGGAAGGGGCTACCTGGTGTCCTGCCTGGTGGATCACCGTGGCAACATCAGCGAGTACCAGTGTAACCAGTACATCACCAAAATGACCAGCATCATCTTCAGCGACTACCGACTGATCTGTGGCTTCATGGACAAATGTAAAGAGGACATCAATAACATGCGTTGCGGCAGCATCAATGTGGGACACAAG GACGTGCACTCTCAGGGTGAAGTCATCGCCTGTCTGGAGAAGGCGTTGGTGagggaggcagagcagcaggaccATGTCCGTCCAATCAAGGAGGAGTGTCAGAAGGCGATCTTGCGGGTGGCGGAGCTGTCATCAGACGACTTCCACCTCGACCGACATCTTTACTTCTCCTGCCGAGACGACCGAGAGAGATTCTGTCAGAAC ACTCAGGCAGGTGAAGGGAAAGTCTACAAGTGTCTCTTCAACCACAAGTTTGAGGAGGCCATGTCCGAAAAG TGCCGCGATGCTCTCACAACCCGTCAGAAGCTGATCTCTCAGGACTACAAAGTCAGTTACTCTCTGGCTAAAGCCTGTAAGCTGGACCTGAGGAAGCAGCGCTGCAGCCTGGACACCAACCTGCCGCGAGCCCGTGAGGCCCGACTGTCGTACCTACTGCTGTGCCTGGAGGCCGCCGTCCACCGCG GTCGTCCGGTCAGTGGGGAGTGTCAGGGGGAGATGCTGGACTACCGGCGGATGCTGATGGAGGATTTCTCCCTGAGTCCGGAGATCGTGCTTCACTGCCGGACGGAGATCGAGGCTCACTGCTCCGGCCTGCACCGCAAAGGCCGCACGCTGCACTGCCTGATGAGGATTGGACGCGGTGACCGCAGCACCGCCGTCGACAGTGTCTGCCAGAGCGCC ctgcagaccCTGATCCAGTCTGCGGACCCTGGAGCCGACTACCGGATTGACCGTGCGCTCAATGAGGCCTGCGAGTCCGTGATCCAGACCGCCTGCAAACACATTCGCACTGGAGACCCGAT gatcCTGTCGTGCCTGATGGAGCATCTGTACACAGAGAAGATGGTGGAGGACTGTGAACACAGGCTGCTGGAACTGCAGTATTTCATATCCAGAGACTGGAA ACTGGACCCCATCCTGTATAAGAAGTGCCAGGGTGACGCTGCCCGGCTCTGCCACACCCACGGCTGGAACGAGACCAGTGAGCTGATGCCGCCGGGCGCCGTCTTTTCTTGCCTGTACCGCCACGCCTACCGCACTGAGGAGCAGGGACGCCGG ttatCTCGGGACTGTAAGGTGGAGGTTCAGAGGATTCTCCACCAGAGGGCACTGGATGTGAAGTTGGATCCTGAGCTTCAGAAACGCTGCATGACCGACCTTGGCAAGTGGTGCAGCGAGAAGACCGACACTGGACAG gagcTGGAGTGTCTGCAGGATCATTTGGAGGACCTGGTTTCTGCCTGCAGGGACGTCGTGGGCAACCTGACGGAGCTggagtcagag GACATCCAGATCGATGCTCTGCTCATCAGAGCCTGTGAACCTGTCATCCAGGCCCACTGCCAT GATGTAGCTGATAATCAGATTGATACAGGTGATCTGATGGAGTGTTTGGTTCAGAACAAACACCAGAAAGAGATGAACGACAAGTGCTCAGTCGGCGTCACGCACTTCCAGCTG GTTCAAATGAAGGATTTCAGGTTCTCCTATAAGTTCAAGATGTCCTGCAAGGAGGACGTTCTGCGCCTCTGTCCAAACATCAAGAAGAA GGTGGACGTGGTCATCTGTCTGAGCACCACAGTGAGGAACGACACGCTGCAGGACGCCAGGGAGCAGCGGGTTTCTCTGAAGTGTCGTAAACAGCTGCgggtggaggagctggagatg tcgGAGGATATTCGGTTGGAACCAGAGTTGTATGATCCCTGTAAGTCTGACATCAGTCGACTTTGTCCCAACGTGAACTTTGGTAACGCTCAG ATGATTGAGTGTCTGAAGGAGCAGAAGAAGCAGCTCAGTCAGCGCTGCCACCAGCGGATCTTCAGGctgcaggaggtggagatgACCGACCCCGAGCTCGACTACCAGCTGATGAGAGTATGCAAGCAGATGAtcaag CGGTTCTGTACTGAGGCTGATGCCAGGAACGTTCTTCAGTGtctgaaacagaacaaaaacagcgAGCTGATGGATCCTAAGTGTAAACAGATGATCACCAAGAGACAGATCACGCAGAACACAG ACTACAGGTTGAACCCGGTGCTGAGGAAAGCCTGTCGAGCTGACATCCCGAAGTTCTGCCAGTCCATCCTGAACAAGGCGAATGAGGACAGCGAGCTGGAGGGTCAGGTCATCGCCTGCCTCAAACTCAAATATGCCGACCAG AGGTTGTCTCCAGACTGTGAAGACCAGATCAGAGTGATTCTCCAGGAGTCGGCGCTGGACTACAGACTGGACCCACAGCTGCAGATGCACTGCTCAGACGAG atcTCCAGGTtgtgtgtggaggaggcagcagctcagGAGCAGACCGGTCAGGTGGAGGAGTGTCTGAAAGTCAACCTGCTGAAAATCAAACAGGAGGCCTGTAAAAAG GAGGTGCTGAACATGCTGAAGGAGAGTAAGGCAGACATCTTTGTGGACCCAGTCCTTCACACAGCCTGCGCTCTGGACCTCaaacaccactgtgctgccaTCACGCCCGGGAGAGGACGAC AGATGTCGTGTCTGATGGAGGCGTTACAGGACAAGAGAGTTCGTCTGCAGCCTGAATGTAAGAAAAGGCTCCAGGACCGCATCGACATGTGGAGCTACGCTGCAAAG GTGGCGCCAGCAGAGGGCTTCTCAGACCTGGCTGTGCAGGTGATGACGTCACCCTCCAAGAACTACATCCTGTTCATGATCGCACTGAGCGTGTGCGTCCTCTTCCTGGTGGGGCTGCTGTGCGGTCGGATCACCAAGCGAGTCACGAGAGAACTGAAGGACCGGTAG
- the LOC108887761 gene encoding Golgi apparatus protein 1 isoform X1, producing MAAYGRPQLLLLLPCVCLCGFGSVLGLKAPSGPAEPPNPPVLRAADPPVKDAPAAAAAAAAAGASQPRRATGWKLSEEEACREDLTRLCPKHTWTNNLAVLECLQDRREETDIAPDCNHLLWNYKLNLTTDPKFESVAMEVCKSTIAEIKECNEEERGRGYLVSCLVDHRGNISEYQCNQYITKMTSIIFSDYRLICGFMDKCKEDINNMRCGSINVGHKDVHSQGEVIACLEKALVREAEQQDHVRPIKEECQKAILRVAELSSDDFHLDRHLYFSCRDDRERFCQNTQAGEGKVYKCLFNHKFEEAMSEKCRDALTTRQKLISQDYKVSYSLAKACKLDLRKQRCSLDTNLPRAREARLSYLLLCLEAAVHRGRPVSGECQGEMLDYRRMLMEDFSLSPEIVLHCRTEIEAHCSGLHRKGRTLHCLMRIGRGDRSTAVDSVCQSALQTLIQSADPGADYRIDRALNEACESVIQTACKHIRTGDPMILSCLMEHLYTEKMVEDCEHRLLELQYFISRDWKLDPILYKKCQGDAARLCHTHGWNETSELMPPGAVFSCLYRHAYRTEEQGRRVNPAEQLSRDCKVEVQRILHQRALDVKLDPELQKRCMTDLGKWCSEKTDTGQELECLQDHLEDLVSACRDVVGNLTELESEDIQIDALLIRACEPVIQAHCHDVADNQIDTGDLMECLVQNKHQKEMNDKCSVGVTHFQLVQMKDFRFSYKFKMSCKEDVLRLCPNIKKKVDVVICLSTTVRNDTLQDAREQRVSLKCRKQLRVEELEMSEDIRLEPELYDPCKSDISRLCPNVNFGNAQMIECLKEQKKQLSQRCHQRIFRLQEVEMTDPELDYQLMRVCKQMIKRFCTEADARNVLQCLKQNKNSELMDPKCKQMITKRQITQNTDYRLNPVLRKACRADIPKFCQSILNKANEDSELEGQVIACLKLKYADQRLSPDCEDQIRVILQESALDYRLDPQLQMHCSDEISRLCVEEAAAQEQTGQVEECLKVNLLKIKQEACKKEVLNMLKESKADIFVDPVLHTACALDLKHHCAAITPGRGRQMSCLMEALQDKRVRLQPECKKRLQDRIDMWSYAAKVAPAEGFSDLAVQVMTSPSKNYILFMIALSVCVLFLVGLLCGRITKRVTRELKDR from the exons gaaaCTGATATCGCTCCTGACTGTAACCAT CTTCTGTGGAACTACAAACTTAATCTGACCACGGACCCAAAGTTTGAGTCTGTGGCCATGGAGGTCTGCAAGAGCACCATTGCTGAG ATAAAGGAGTGTAACGAGGAGGAGCGGGGAAGGGGCTACCTGGTGTCCTGCCTGGTGGATCACCGTGGCAACATCAGCGAGTACCAGTGTAACCAGTACATCACCAAAATGACCAGCATCATCTTCAGCGACTACCGACTGATCTGTGGCTTCATGGACAAATGTAAAGAGGACATCAATAACATGCGTTGCGGCAGCATCAATGTGGGACACAAG GACGTGCACTCTCAGGGTGAAGTCATCGCCTGTCTGGAGAAGGCGTTGGTGagggaggcagagcagcaggaccATGTCCGTCCAATCAAGGAGGAGTGTCAGAAGGCGATCTTGCGGGTGGCGGAGCTGTCATCAGACGACTTCCACCTCGACCGACATCTTTACTTCTCCTGCCGAGACGACCGAGAGAGATTCTGTCAGAAC ACTCAGGCAGGTGAAGGGAAAGTCTACAAGTGTCTCTTCAACCACAAGTTTGAGGAGGCCATGTCCGAAAAG TGCCGCGATGCTCTCACAACCCGTCAGAAGCTGATCTCTCAGGACTACAAAGTCAGTTACTCTCTGGCTAAAGCCTGTAAGCTGGACCTGAGGAAGCAGCGCTGCAGCCTGGACACCAACCTGCCGCGAGCCCGTGAGGCCCGACTGTCGTACCTACTGCTGTGCCTGGAGGCCGCCGTCCACCGCG GTCGTCCGGTCAGTGGGGAGTGTCAGGGGGAGATGCTGGACTACCGGCGGATGCTGATGGAGGATTTCTCCCTGAGTCCGGAGATCGTGCTTCACTGCCGGACGGAGATCGAGGCTCACTGCTCCGGCCTGCACCGCAAAGGCCGCACGCTGCACTGCCTGATGAGGATTGGACGCGGTGACCGCAGCACCGCCGTCGACAGTGTCTGCCAGAGCGCC ctgcagaccCTGATCCAGTCTGCGGACCCTGGAGCCGACTACCGGATTGACCGTGCGCTCAATGAGGCCTGCGAGTCCGTGATCCAGACCGCCTGCAAACACATTCGCACTGGAGACCCGAT gatcCTGTCGTGCCTGATGGAGCATCTGTACACAGAGAAGATGGTGGAGGACTGTGAACACAGGCTGCTGGAACTGCAGTATTTCATATCCAGAGACTGGAA ACTGGACCCCATCCTGTATAAGAAGTGCCAGGGTGACGCTGCCCGGCTCTGCCACACCCACGGCTGGAACGAGACCAGTGAGCTGATGCCGCCGGGCGCCGTCTTTTCTTGCCTGTACCGCCACGCCTACCGCACTGAGGAGCAGGGACGCCGG GTAAACCCAGCTGAGCAG ttatCTCGGGACTGTAAGGTGGAGGTTCAGAGGATTCTCCACCAGAGGGCACTGGATGTGAAGTTGGATCCTGAGCTTCAGAAACGCTGCATGACCGACCTTGGCAAGTGGTGCAGCGAGAAGACCGACACTGGACAG gagcTGGAGTGTCTGCAGGATCATTTGGAGGACCTGGTTTCTGCCTGCAGGGACGTCGTGGGCAACCTGACGGAGCTggagtcagag GACATCCAGATCGATGCTCTGCTCATCAGAGCCTGTGAACCTGTCATCCAGGCCCACTGCCAT GATGTAGCTGATAATCAGATTGATACAGGTGATCTGATGGAGTGTTTGGTTCAGAACAAACACCAGAAAGAGATGAACGACAAGTGCTCAGTCGGCGTCACGCACTTCCAGCTG GTTCAAATGAAGGATTTCAGGTTCTCCTATAAGTTCAAGATGTCCTGCAAGGAGGACGTTCTGCGCCTCTGTCCAAACATCAAGAAGAA GGTGGACGTGGTCATCTGTCTGAGCACCACAGTGAGGAACGACACGCTGCAGGACGCCAGGGAGCAGCGGGTTTCTCTGAAGTGTCGTAAACAGCTGCgggtggaggagctggagatg tcgGAGGATATTCGGTTGGAACCAGAGTTGTATGATCCCTGTAAGTCTGACATCAGTCGACTTTGTCCCAACGTGAACTTTGGTAACGCTCAG ATGATTGAGTGTCTGAAGGAGCAGAAGAAGCAGCTCAGTCAGCGCTGCCACCAGCGGATCTTCAGGctgcaggaggtggagatgACCGACCCCGAGCTCGACTACCAGCTGATGAGAGTATGCAAGCAGATGAtcaag CGGTTCTGTACTGAGGCTGATGCCAGGAACGTTCTTCAGTGtctgaaacagaacaaaaacagcgAGCTGATGGATCCTAAGTGTAAACAGATGATCACCAAGAGACAGATCACGCAGAACACAG ACTACAGGTTGAACCCGGTGCTGAGGAAAGCCTGTCGAGCTGACATCCCGAAGTTCTGCCAGTCCATCCTGAACAAGGCGAATGAGGACAGCGAGCTGGAGGGTCAGGTCATCGCCTGCCTCAAACTCAAATATGCCGACCAG AGGTTGTCTCCAGACTGTGAAGACCAGATCAGAGTGATTCTCCAGGAGTCGGCGCTGGACTACAGACTGGACCCACAGCTGCAGATGCACTGCTCAGACGAG atcTCCAGGTtgtgtgtggaggaggcagcagctcagGAGCAGACCGGTCAGGTGGAGGAGTGTCTGAAAGTCAACCTGCTGAAAATCAAACAGGAGGCCTGTAAAAAG GAGGTGCTGAACATGCTGAAGGAGAGTAAGGCAGACATCTTTGTGGACCCAGTCCTTCACACAGCCTGCGCTCTGGACCTCaaacaccactgtgctgccaTCACGCCCGGGAGAGGACGAC AGATGTCGTGTCTGATGGAGGCGTTACAGGACAAGAGAGTTCGTCTGCAGCCTGAATGTAAGAAAAGGCTCCAGGACCGCATCGACATGTGGAGCTACGCTGCAAAG GTGGCGCCAGCAGAGGGCTTCTCAGACCTGGCTGTGCAGGTGATGACGTCACCCTCCAAGAACTACATCCTGTTCATGATCGCACTGAGCGTGTGCGTCCTCTTCCTGGTGGGGCTGCTGTGCGGTCGGATCACCAAGCGAGTCACGAGAGAACTGAAGGACCGGTAG